One stretch of Astatotilapia calliptera chromosome 3, fAstCal1.2, whole genome shotgun sequence DNA includes these proteins:
- the arsj gene encoding arylsulfatase J has translation MFILWVPLSLFFGCIISQTWSVQMSWENWNAELHNQGNEFGKSSSQPHIIFILVDDQGFRDVGYHGSEIKTPTLDRLAAEGVKLENYYVQPLCSPSRSQLMTGRYQIHTGLQHSVIRAAQPNCLPLENITLPQKLKNAGYSTHMVGKWHLGFYKRGCLPTQRGFDTFFGSLLGSGDYYSHYKCQGPSMCGYDLYEGEEAAWEQDRGLYSTVMFTQKAVSILANHNPRKQPLFLYLAYQAVHSPLQVPARYLERYKGIPNPYRRKYAAMVSCLDEAIHNLTLALKHYGYYDNTVIVYSSDNGGQPLAGGSNWPLRGSKATYWEGGIKAVGFVHSPLLMNKGTKCRSLIHITDWFPTLVTLGEGTLDEDLNLDGYDVWETISEGRPSPRHDILHNIDPIYIKAKNGSWKAGYGLWNTAIQAALRVGHWKLLTGVPGYSDWVPPQTFLNQRLTTRLHNERVRWDRGKSIWLFNITADPYERVDLSQRYPHIVKKMLMRLAQYNKTAVPVCYPTKDLRSNPQYNGGVWGPWHKDMREQQEEDEMYNNLFTNHLGKKRWEKKSKNTKLRRE, from the exons ATGTTTATCTTGTGGGTACCGTTAAGTTTATTCTTCGGTTGTATTATTTCGCAGACCTGGAGCGTTCAGATGTCGTGGGAAAACTGGAACGCTGAGCTGCACAACCAAGGGAATGAGTTTGGGAAATCGAGCTCTCAGCCACATATCATTTTTATCCTGGTGGATGATCAAGGCTTCCGGGATGTCGGGTACCACGGCTCGGAGATCAAAACCCCGACCTTGGACCGGTTGGCAGCAGAGGGAGTCAAACTGGAGAATTACTACGTCCAACCTCTCTGCAGCCCGTCCAGGAGCCAGCTCATGACGGGAAG aTATCAGATCCACACAGGCCTTCAGCATTCTGTCATCCGAGCTGCTCAGCCCAACTGCCTACCCCTGGAAAATATCACTCTGCCCCAGAAGCTAAAGAACGCAGGCTACTCCACCCACATGGTAGGGAAGTGGCACCTGGGCTTCTACAAACGTGGATGCCTTCCTACCCAGCGTGGCTTTGACACGTTCTTTGGCTCCCTGCTAGGAAGTGGGGACTACTACAGTCATTACAAATGCCAAGGCCCTAGCATGTGTGGCTATGATCTGTATGAAGGGGAAGAAGCAGCTTGGGAACAGGACCGCGGCTTGTACTCTACTGTGATGTTTACACAAAAGGCTGTCAGTATTTTAGCAAATCACAACCCTCGTAAGCAACCTTTGTTTCTGTACTTGGCTTACCAGGCGGTTCATTCCCCACTGCAAGTTCCTGCTCGCTACCTCGAGCGATACAAGGGCATCCCAAACCCATACCGTCGTAAATATGCTGCCATGGTTTCCTGCCTGGATGAAGCCATTCATAACCTGACATTAGCACTAAAACACTATGGTTATTATGACAACACAGTTATAGTGTACTCTTCTGACAATGGGGGCCAGCCTTTAGCAGGAGGAAGTAACTGGCCCTTGAGGGGTAGTAAGGCCACATACTGGGAAGGGGGGATCAAGGCAGTGGGCTTTGTTCACAGTCCCTTGTTAATGAACAAAGGAACAAAATGTCGATCTTTGATCCATATTACTGACTGGTTCCCTACACTGGTAACCCTAGGTGAGGGAACTTTAGATGAAGATCTGAATCTGGATGGGTATGACGTCTGGGAAACTATTAGTGAAGGCCGCCCATCACCTCGTCATGACATTCTCCATAATATTGACCCAATTTACATCAAAGCCAAAAATGGATCGTGGAAGGCTGGGTACGGCCTATGGAACACAGCTATTCAGGCTGCACTCCGAGTTGGCCACTGGAAGCTACTAACAGGTGTGCCTGGTTACAGTGACTGGGTGCCCCCACAAACTTTTTTGAATCAGCGGCTAACCACTCGCTTGCATAATGAACGTGTCCGCTGGGACCGAGGTAAGTCCATCTGGCTGTTCAACATTACAGCGGACCCCTATGAGAGAGTGGACTTGTCTCAGCGCTACCCGCATATAGTAAAGAAGATGCTAATGCGGCTAGCTCAGTACAACAAGACTGCTGTGCCGGTGTGCTACCCAACTAAAGACCTGCGTTCTAATCCTCAGTACAACGGTGGGGTGTGGGGACCCTGGCACAAAGACATGAGGGAGCAGCAGGAAGAGGATGAGATGTATAATAACTTGTTCACCAACCATCTCGGTAAAaaaagatgggaaaaaaaatcaaagaacacAAAGTTGAGAAGAGAGTAG